The following are from one region of the Phycisphaerales bacterium genome:
- a CDS encoding gamma-glutamyl-gamma-aminobutyrate hydrolase family protein (Members of this family of hydrolases with an active site Cys residue belong to MEROPS family C26.) yields MGHSRQLARPLIGIAGDVDVAPSSDPAAPPALRSCCRMTYIDAVVAAGGLPIVLPPVIGQIPEQLGMVDGLLLIGGDDPRTEPFGEPTDPRVTPVIELRQSYDAALIQALDDRPDVPVLGVCYGMQMMALLAGGRLDQHLPDTLGQAWSLHWRRPHGIEAKEGAPAWISASPDNPLSRHRQAVADAGSLSVAGVAPDGIIEAVHNPERSFYVGVQWHPELSGNGALGLGVYSVFVRACRG; encoded by the coding sequence ATGGGCCACTCACGCCAGCTCGCCAGACCGCTCATCGGCATCGCCGGCGACGTCGACGTGGCGCCAAGCTCCGATCCCGCCGCCCCGCCGGCCCTCCGGTCCTGCTGCCGCATGACCTACATCGACGCGGTCGTCGCCGCGGGCGGGCTTCCGATCGTCCTCCCGCCGGTCATCGGGCAGATTCCCGAACAACTGGGCATGGTCGACGGACTGCTCCTGATCGGTGGCGACGATCCTCGCACGGAGCCTTTCGGCGAGCCGACCGACCCGCGGGTGACGCCGGTCATCGAACTGCGCCAGTCCTACGACGCCGCCCTGATCCAGGCGCTTGACGATCGGCCCGATGTGCCCGTGCTGGGCGTGTGCTACGGCATGCAGATGATGGCGCTCCTGGCCGGCGGGCGTCTCGACCAGCACCTGCCCGACACGCTGGGCCAGGCCTGGTCGCTCCATTGGCGGCGTCCACATGGGATCGAGGCGAAGGAAGGTGCGCCGGCATGGATTTCGGCAAGCCCCGATAACCCACTGAGCCGTCACCGCCAGGCGGTCGCAGACGCGGGTTCGCTGTCGGTTGCTGGGGTCGCTCCCGATGGGATCATCGAGGCGGTGCACAACCCGGAGAGGTCTTTCTACGTAGGAGTGCAGTGGCATCCCGAATTGAGCGGAAACGGAGCGCTCGGTTTGGGCGTGTACAGTGTGTTCGTCCGGGCGTGCCGGGGTTAG
- the dxs gene encoding 1-deoxy-D-xylulose-5-phosphate synthase, with translation MALLDTLTGPEQLRSMSIDQLEQLAGEIRAAICEQVSRTGGHLAPNLGVVELTIAMHRVFDFGWDRLLFDVGHQCYPHKLLTGRLPMLSKLRTREGMAGFPEPDESKYDLFRVGHAGTGISTAVGMARGDALNGEAYDSKTRKDGRRVVTIIGDSSIVNGVAMEGLNNAGTLKRQMLVVLNDNGMSIAGPQGALAQHFDRVRVSHTYTGLKRTGKELLKGIPGGEALRDAYHRMGEAAKAMVGDGAPENTWFEHFGLLTVGPIDGHHLPTLIEFLEAVKDLDRPCVLHVKTVKGKGFAFSEGDARTFHSPKPFAAEDGGQIQSEGCRVVVKSGGRSFTSAFGDALVDLMERDEAVVACTAAMPDGTGVTEAMERFPERVWDTGICESHALDMMAGLAKTGSKPFFAVYSTFLQRAYDQAFQEASLQGLPVRLCLDRAGLVGGDGAVHHGFADVSLLRTLPDAAIMAAIDEPSLRASLEFMREYDRGLSSVRYPRDDVSDRFASVCPPFELGKARLLTDKTDKPDAAILAFGVPALACVDVAERVASELNIGVYDARFAKPVDRSLIAELVEAGVPILTVEEHTLHGGFGSAVLEAIEEMGLKNAIVRRHGMPDRWIKQDSRKAQLAEVGLDAAGIEKQVRALLAHESRQVEHVQA, from the coding sequence ATGGCACTGCTGGACACGCTGACCGGGCCCGAGCAACTCCGCTCGATGTCCATTGACCAGCTCGAGCAGCTCGCCGGCGAGATCCGGGCGGCGATCTGCGAGCAGGTCTCTCGCACCGGCGGGCACCTGGCGCCCAACCTGGGCGTGGTCGAGTTGACCATCGCCATGCACCGCGTGTTCGACTTCGGCTGGGATCGGTTGCTCTTCGACGTTGGCCATCAGTGCTACCCGCACAAGCTGCTGACCGGCCGCCTGCCAATGCTGAGCAAGCTCCGCACCCGTGAAGGCATGGCCGGCTTTCCCGAGCCCGATGAAAGCAAGTACGACCTCTTCCGCGTCGGCCACGCCGGCACGGGCATCTCCACGGCCGTCGGAATGGCGCGCGGCGACGCGCTCAATGGCGAGGCGTACGACTCGAAGACCCGCAAGGACGGCCGCCGCGTCGTCACGATCATCGGCGACTCGTCGATCGTCAACGGCGTCGCGATGGAAGGGCTCAACAACGCCGGCACGCTCAAGCGGCAGATGCTCGTCGTGCTCAACGACAACGGCATGTCCATCGCCGGCCCGCAGGGCGCGCTCGCCCAGCACTTCGACCGCGTTCGCGTCAGCCACACCTACACGGGCCTGAAACGCACCGGCAAGGAACTGCTCAAGGGCATCCCCGGCGGTGAGGCGTTGCGCGATGCATACCACCGCATGGGCGAGGCCGCCAAAGCAATGGTCGGCGACGGCGCGCCCGAGAACACCTGGTTCGAGCATTTCGGCCTGCTCACCGTCGGCCCGATCGACGGCCACCACCTGCCCACGCTCATCGAATTCCTTGAGGCCGTCAAGGACCTCGATCGCCCGTGCGTGCTGCACGTCAAGACCGTCAAGGGCAAGGGCTTTGCCTTCAGCGAGGGCGACGCGCGGACGTTCCACTCGCCCAAGCCCTTCGCGGCGGAGGACGGCGGGCAGATCCAGAGCGAGGGCTGCCGAGTCGTCGTCAAGAGCGGCGGGCGCAGCTTCACCAGCGCGTTCGGCGATGCGCTCGTCGACCTCATGGAACGCGACGAAGCGGTCGTCGCCTGCACGGCCGCCATGCCCGACGGCACCGGCGTGACCGAGGCGATGGAGAGGTTCCCAGAGCGCGTGTGGGACACGGGCATCTGCGAGAGCCACGCGCTGGACATGATGGCTGGCCTGGCCAAAACCGGCTCCAAGCCGTTCTTCGCGGTCTACAGCACGTTCCTGCAGCGGGCCTACGACCAGGCGTTCCAGGAGGCCTCGCTCCAGGGCCTGCCGGTGCGGCTGTGCCTCGATCGCGCGGGGCTGGTTGGTGGCGATGGAGCGGTGCATCACGGCTTTGCCGATGTTTCGCTCCTGCGCACGCTGCCGGACGCCGCGATCATGGCGGCTATTGATGAGCCAAGCTTGCGCGCGTCGCTCGAGTTCATGCGCGAGTACGACCGCGGGCTGTCGAGCGTGCGCTACCCGCGAGACGACGTGTCGGATCGATTCGCGAGCGTGTGCCCGCCCTTCGAGTTGGGCAAGGCGCGCCTGCTCACGGACAAGACAGACAAGCCCGACGCGGCCATCCTCGCCTTCGGTGTGCCCGCCCTGGCATGCGTCGACGTCGCCGAGCGCGTCGCTTCCGAACTGAACATCGGCGTCTACGACGCCCGCTTCGCCAAGCCCGTCGACCGCTCGCTGATTGCCGAGTTGGTCGAGGCCGGCGTGCCCATCCTGACCGTCGAGGAGCACACCCTCCACGGCGGCTTCGGCAGCGCCGTGCTCGAGGCGATCGAGGAGATGGGCCTGAAGAACGCTATCGTCCGTCGGCACGGCATGCCCGACCGCTGGATCAAGCAGGACAGCCGCAAGGCCCAGCTTGCCGAGGTTGGGCTGGACGCGGCGGGGATCGAGAAGCAGGTGCGGGCGTTGCTGGCGCACGAGAGCCGCCAGGTCGAGCACGTCCAGGCCTAA
- a CDS encoding EVE domain-containing protein: MATWLIKTEPGDYSWDDMVRDKRTAWTGVANNAARMHMRAVKKGDEAFFYHTGNDKAVMGLVKVATDPYEDPEEPGLNGKGEMKAPLFDVTVGKKAKTPVTLKDIKADERFKDFDLVRQSRLSVMPVPAKLDKIIRQWAGL; encoded by the coding sequence ATGGCAACATGGCTGATCAAGACCGAGCCGGGCGACTACTCGTGGGACGACATGGTGCGCGATAAGCGCACGGCGTGGACGGGCGTGGCCAACAACGCCGCGCGCATGCACATGCGCGCCGTCAAGAAGGGCGATGAGGCGTTCTTCTACCACACCGGCAACGACAAAGCCGTCATGGGCCTGGTCAAGGTCGCCACCGATCCGTACGAAGACCCAGAGGAGCCGGGCCTGAACGGCAAGGGCGAGATGAAGGCGCCGCTCTTCGACGTCACCGTCGGCAAGAAGGCAAAGACGCCCGTGACGCTCAAGGACATCAAGGCCGACGAGCGATTCAAGGACTTCGACCTGGTGCGTCAGTCGAGGCTGAGCGTCATGCCCGTGCCCGCCAAGCTCGACAAGATCATCCGCCAGTGGGCGGGTCTTTGA
- a CDS encoding sigma-70 family RNA polymerase sigma factor, translating into MTKHPRNPKADLDLMQRVAAGEESAIGDLYDRFGSLVYRMAYQTMPTRADAEDAVQEIFVRLWKTADRYDPKRAALVTWVMLLSRRHLVDRLRRSQARLKTTAFGESAGQLPGGGSGEMTGLEQHERYKDVLELVKTLPELQQRVVIRAYLGGQTLRQIGEELDTPIGTVKSALSRALVRLRERAVEEAAT; encoded by the coding sequence ATGACCAAGCATCCTCGAAATCCCAAGGCAGACCTCGACCTCATGCAACGCGTGGCAGCGGGGGAGGAATCGGCCATCGGCGACCTCTACGACCGCTTCGGCTCGCTCGTGTACCGCATGGCTTATCAGACCATGCCCACTCGGGCAGACGCCGAGGATGCCGTCCAGGAGATCTTCGTTCGCTTGTGGAAGACCGCCGATCGGTACGACCCCAAGCGGGCAGCCCTGGTCACGTGGGTCATGCTGCTGAGCCGGCGGCACCTTGTGGATCGGCTCCGCCGCAGCCAGGCTCGCCTGAAGACGACGGCTTTTGGCGAGTCGGCAGGGCAACTCCCCGGAGGCGGGTCAGGGGAAATGACCGGTCTCGAGCAACACGAGCGTTATAAAGACGTTCTGGAACTCGTAAAGACTCTGCCCGAACTGCAACAGAGGGTGGTGATCCGTGCGTATCTAGGGGGGCAGACGCTCCGACAGATCGGCGAGGAACTGGACACGCCAATCGGAACCGTGAAATCCGCCCTCAGCCGGGCATTGGTTCGTCTGCGAGAGAGAGCCGTCGAGGAAGCCGCAACATGA
- a CDS encoding aminoglycoside phosphotransferase family protein gives MADPQPNATALDTSDPLALGAMLAPVVKQAAGDNLGDIEWFRTSWQRGGAATGFSTWTLEDGSVVPCMVKVPVGPVERRWAAALGDCWKQGWTAPDCVALSTPRVLASADHLGAYDLCWLVVERFEGGTVATHFDEHGLRALIDAACDFQIRAERRFQPTGRPIEPDWAHAHDQARQMAHENTIPDAQHWNNALKHARKLLPEAMAMWRARPVNAWLHGDLHPANAMWRQPSNNVHGHNGQRCALIDLGMVHPGHWAEDGLYLERQFWGRTERLCGLKPVSMIARARREAGLPVEDEYARLLQSKRLIASAAAPANLEHEGDAIYLSGALAVLERSVRALGG, from the coding sequence ATGGCCGATCCGCAGCCCAATGCGACCGCCCTGGACACCAGCGATCCGCTGGCGCTCGGGGCGATGCTGGCCCCGGTGGTAAAACAGGCCGCCGGCGACAACCTCGGTGACATCGAATGGTTCAGGACCAGCTGGCAGCGCGGCGGCGCGGCCACGGGCTTCTCCACGTGGACCCTCGAAGACGGGTCGGTCGTGCCCTGCATGGTGAAGGTGCCCGTGGGCCCGGTCGAGCGACGATGGGCGGCCGCGCTGGGTGATTGCTGGAAGCAAGGCTGGACGGCGCCCGACTGTGTCGCACTATCGACCCCACGCGTGCTGGCCTCGGCCGACCACTTGGGCGCGTACGACCTTTGCTGGCTGGTCGTCGAGCGATTCGAGGGGGGCACGGTTGCCACGCACTTCGATGAGCACGGCCTGCGTGCATTGATCGATGCGGCCTGCGACTTCCAGATTCGTGCTGAGCGGAGGTTCCAGCCCACTGGGCGGCCAATCGAGCCCGATTGGGCGCACGCCCACGATCAGGCTCGGCAGATGGCCCACGAGAACACCATCCCAGACGCCCAGCACTGGAACAACGCGCTCAAGCACGCCAGAAAGCTCCTGCCCGAAGCGATGGCGATGTGGAGGGCGCGGCCCGTCAACGCGTGGCTGCATGGCGATCTCCATCCGGCCAACGCCATGTGGCGGCAACCCTCCAACAACGTTCACGGCCACAACGGCCAGCGGTGCGCCCTGATAGACCTGGGCATGGTGCACCCCGGGCATTGGGCCGAGGACGGCCTGTATCTGGAGCGACAGTTCTGGGGCCGCACAGAGCGGTTGTGCGGGCTCAAGCCGGTTTCGATGATCGCCCGGGCCCGGCGTGAGGCGGGTTTGCCCGTGGAGGACGAGTATGCCCGGCTGCTCCAGAGCAAGCGGCTCATCGCTTCGGCGGCGGCCCCGGCAAACCTGGAGCACGAGGGAGATGCGATCTATCTGAGCGGGGCCCTGGCCGTGCTGGAGCGATCTGTGCGGGCTTTGGGTGGCTAG
- a CDS encoding MotA/TolQ/ExbB proton channel family protein, with protein sequence MEALANGIRHWFEVGGWVMYPLALVSVLGLTIVFERVLFWLRLTGPAVRSRTTALAGKLRKGAFSDVIKNTAERRDPYSRLSRELSEDASGIIGEAQAREAIENQRYAVERFQSALSIIITAAPMLGILGTVTGIITSFAAIGEAGDGDPRLVTGGIAQALYTTAFGLAIAVAALFPYAIFKGLADRALTRLELLAASAMEGSSRRGSESLKDPPTGG encoded by the coding sequence GTGGAAGCCCTCGCAAACGGCATCAGGCATTGGTTCGAGGTTGGCGGGTGGGTCATGTACCCCCTCGCCCTGGTCAGCGTGCTCGGCCTGACGATCGTCTTCGAGCGTGTGCTGTTCTGGTTGCGATTGACCGGACCAGCCGTGCGGTCCCGAACCACCGCGCTGGCTGGCAAGCTCCGCAAGGGAGCGTTTTCCGACGTAATCAAGAACACGGCCGAGCGTCGCGACCCTTATTCGAGGCTATCCAGGGAGCTGAGCGAGGACGCATCGGGCATCATCGGCGAGGCCCAGGCCCGCGAAGCCATCGAGAACCAGCGTTACGCGGTCGAGCGATTCCAGAGCGCACTGAGCATCATTATCACTGCCGCACCCATGCTGGGCATCCTCGGCACTGTTACGGGCATCATCACGAGCTTTGCGGCCATCGGCGAGGCGGGCGACGGAGACCCTCGCCTGGTCACTGGCGGCATTGCCCAGGCCCTGTACACCACGGCGTTCGGCCTGGCGATCGCCGTCGCCGCGTTGTTCCCCTACGCGATCTTCAAGGGCCTCGCCGATCGGGCGCTCACGCGGCTCGAACTGCTGGCGGCCTCGGCGATGGAGGGCTCGAGCCGCAGGGGTTCCGAGTCGCTCAAAGACCCGCCCACTGGCGGATGA
- a CDS encoding MBL fold metallo-hydrolase: protein MEKIDISGRIQDMNKEAALWTASLGPFETNAYVYTPDGSHAWIIDPGLGPQPVIDLVREHGFSIDAILLTHAHADHILGLPEVTKAFADAPVLIHEAEREWIADPALNLSAGFGMPYSGPEPSRLLAHGDEVSVGSESWSVRHTPGHSPGGCVFIAPGGSLAIVGDTLFSGSIGRTDLPGGDFDQLAQSIRRELYGLDAACLCLPGHGPPTTIGQERAHNPFVRREG, encoded by the coding sequence ATGGAGAAGATCGACATTTCCGGACGCATACAGGACATGAACAAGGAGGCTGCACTCTGGACGGCCAGCCTCGGACCGTTCGAGACCAATGCGTACGTGTACACGCCCGATGGCTCGCATGCCTGGATCATCGATCCGGGCCTGGGGCCGCAGCCGGTGATCGATCTGGTACGTGAACACGGGTTCTCAATCGACGCCATCCTGCTCACGCACGCCCACGCCGATCACATCCTGGGCCTGCCCGAGGTGACCAAGGCATTCGCCGATGCGCCCGTATTGATCCATGAAGCCGAGCGGGAGTGGATCGCCGATCCGGCGCTCAACCTCAGCGCCGGCTTCGGCATGCCCTATAGCGGGCCCGAGCCATCGCGCCTGCTCGCACACGGCGACGAGGTCTCGGTCGGCTCGGAGTCGTGGAGCGTGCGGCATACGCCGGGCCACAGCCCCGGCGGCTGCGTGTTCATCGCGCCTGGCGGCTCGCTGGCCATCGTCGGCGACACCCTGTTCTCGGGAAGCATCGGACGCACCGACCTGCCCGGCGGCGACTTCGACCAACTCGCCCAGAGCATCCGCCGAGAACTCTACGGCCTCGATGCCGCCTGCTTGTGCCTGCCCGGGCACGGCCCGCCGACCACGATCGGCCAGGAGCGGGCGCACAACCCGTTCGTTCGGCGCGAAGGCTGA
- a CDS encoding GC-type dockerin domain-anchored protein, protein MAFDAVSRGVRRGGVAAAVLACVCGSVLSATAPALAQADPLQQFDVANRLDSGPLGLPGQPGMGAEEQVVFSTTMTAPGAGWSRVRFDAESTVLPDNMRLRITSLKDRHDQHLNSHTIKQWKHKTAYFNGDTLLVEVLATPGEGVGRVVINGLTAGSGFTQGAGFDSICGSVDDRELSSDPRNARLLPVGCTAWIIDDCAKCFITAGHCTFSADVVEFNVPLSTTSGSIVMAAPEDQYPVDDDSMQSNGGLGIGNDWAYFGTFPNSDTGLTAGQAQGEFYRLAPAAPTSAGDIRITGYGSTFGTGAPLSWNQVQKTHLGPFVRKDGYGISYQTDTTGGNSGSPVIEEATGLAIGVHTHAGCSTTSGNNGTAIDRPEFQDALANPQGVCCPPIRGIEISLPDLDLVDPGSPQSFAVTIIEVDGPLDPGSAELFYSVDGGAFASSLLVPLGGDQFEATFPALDCGSIVEYYVRATSDGRETIEPFGAPGVSYDALAATAVVTAVDQDFQSAPGWSVDGVVLDGGWELGVPDGFRGAASGDFDGSGNAYVTGSDRGEDLDGGPTTLTSPVFDLSGVPSNAVLSYARWFSNDDQRAGLGDQDRLVVEISDDAGGRWIELERVDHSMGGDAWTHMRWNLTDHISLTSQVQVRFTVSDSPNDSVMEAAIDALRIEGLECGDCRVDMDGDGDLTIFDFLAFQSAFASGDPAADFDGDGSLTLFDFLAFQSEFDTGC, encoded by the coding sequence ATGGCGTTTGATGCTGTTTCTCGAGGCGTTCGTCGCGGCGGCGTGGCCGCGGCGGTTCTTGCGTGCGTGTGCGGCAGCGTGCTGAGCGCTACCGCTCCGGCGTTGGCCCAGGCCGACCCACTGCAGCAGTTCGATGTGGCCAACCGACTCGACAGCGGCCCGCTGGGGCTCCCCGGGCAGCCGGGGATGGGTGCTGAGGAGCAGGTCGTGTTCTCGACCACGATGACGGCTCCGGGCGCCGGCTGGAGCCGCGTTCGCTTCGATGCCGAGTCGACCGTGCTGCCCGACAACATGCGCCTTCGCATCACCAGCCTGAAGGACAGGCACGACCAGCACCTCAACAGCCACACCATCAAGCAGTGGAAGCACAAGACGGCCTACTTCAACGGCGACACCCTGCTCGTGGAAGTGCTGGCCACCCCGGGTGAGGGCGTGGGTCGCGTGGTCATCAACGGCCTGACCGCCGGCAGCGGCTTCACCCAGGGCGCGGGCTTCGACAGCATCTGCGGCTCGGTTGACGACCGCGAACTCTCGAGCGACCCGCGCAACGCCCGCCTGCTGCCCGTGGGCTGCACGGCGTGGATCATCGACGACTGTGCCAAGTGCTTCATTACCGCCGGCCACTGCACGTTCAGCGCCGACGTCGTCGAGTTCAACGTTCCGCTGAGCACCACCAGCGGCTCCATCGTCATGGCGGCGCCCGAAGACCAGTACCCCGTCGATGACGACTCGATGCAGTCCAACGGCGGCCTTGGCATTGGCAACGACTGGGCCTACTTCGGCACCTTCCCCAACAGCGACACCGGCCTGACCGCAGGCCAGGCGCAGGGCGAGTTCTACCGCCTTGCGCCGGCGGCGCCCACCTCGGCGGGTGATATCCGCATCACCGGCTACGGCAGCACGTTCGGCACCGGCGCGCCGCTCTCGTGGAACCAGGTCCAGAAGACCCACCTGGGCCCGTTCGTCCGCAAGGATGGCTACGGCATCTCATACCAGACCGACACCACCGGCGGCAACTCGGGCTCACCGGTGATCGAAGAGGCGACCGGACTGGCCATCGGCGTGCACACGCACGCTGGCTGCAGCACCACCAGTGGCAACAACGGCACGGCGATCGATCGCCCCGAGTTCCAGGACGCTCTGGCCAATCCGCAAGGCGTCTGCTGCCCGCCCATCCGCGGCATCGAAATCTCGTTGCCCGATCTCGACCTGGTCGACCCCGGTTCGCCCCAGAGCTTTGCCGTCACGATCATTGAAGTCGACGGCCCGCTCGACCCCGGCTCGGCCGAGCTGTTCTACAGCGTCGACGGTGGCGCATTTGCCAGTTCGCTGCTCGTCCCGCTGGGCGGCGACCAGTTCGAGGCGACGTTCCCGGCGCTCGACTGTGGTTCCATCGTCGAGTATTACGTCCGTGCGACGTCCGATGGCCGCGAGACCATCGAGCCATTTGGTGCGCCCGGCGTCAGCTACGACGCGTTGGCCGCCACCGCCGTGGTCACCGCGGTCGACCAGGACTTCCAGTCCGCCCCGGGCTGGTCGGTCGATGGCGTCGTCCTGGACGGCGGCTGGGAGCTGGGCGTGCCCGATGGATTCCGCGGCGCCGCCTCGGGCGACTTCGATGGCTCGGGCAACGCCTACGTCACCGGCTCGGATCGCGGCGAAGACCTCGACGGCGGACCGACCACGCTCACCTCGCCGGTCTTTGACCTCAGCGGCGTGCCGAGCAACGCCGTGCTGAGCTACGCCCGCTGGTTCTCCAACGACGACCAGCGCGCCGGACTGGGCGACCAGGACCGCCTGGTGGTCGAGATCTCCGACGACGCCGGCGGCCGATGGATCGAGCTCGAGCGCGTCGATCACTCGATGGGTGGCGACGCCTGGACGCACATGCGGTGGAACCTGACCGACCACATCAGCCTCACCTCGCAGGTGCAGGTTCGCTTTACCGTGTCCGACAGCCCCAACGACTCGGTCATGGAGGCCGCCATCGATGCCCTGCGCATCGAGGGTTTGGAGTGTGGTGATTGCCGCGTCGACATGGACGGCGACGGAGACCTGACCATCTTCGACTTCCTCGCGTTCCAGTCGGCCTTCGCCAGCGGCGACCCGGCCGCGGACTTCGACGGCGATGGAAGCCTGACCCTGTTCGACTTCCTGGCGTTCCAGAGCGAGTTCGATACCGGCTGTTAA
- a CDS encoding polyprenyl synthetase family protein, which produces MSGEPTAQSTSAPALESRVRALVADLAELVESEIAEIIDQACQSQIMRDGARYAALGGGKRLRPALTLLCARACGGQDQAALPAAAAVEFVHAFSLVHDDLPCMDDDDLRRGRPTLHVHAGEAVALLAGDAMLNAAYWALARRVPDAPVSARLIGELAEASARMIDGQTLDSLGGFGADATEPEQRLRLIHRWKTGALLQVACRMGAISAGSNERSLEAITRYAQSVGLMFQVVDDLIDVEQSTEQAGKRTGKDADAGKLTFPGVLGVDASRNEVARLLEASLSALEPLGEAGQHLADVARVLASRTR; this is translated from the coding sequence ATGTCCGGCGAGCCCACGGCCCAATCAACTAGTGCCCCCGCGCTCGAGAGCCGGGTGCGGGCGCTCGTGGCCGATCTGGCAGAACTGGTCGAGTCCGAGATCGCCGAGATCATCGATCAGGCGTGCCAGAGCCAGATCATGCGCGATGGCGCCCGCTACGCGGCGCTGGGCGGCGGCAAGCGTCTGAGGCCCGCCCTCACGCTGCTCTGCGCCCGGGCATGCGGCGGACAGGATCAAGCCGCGTTGCCGGCCGCGGCGGCCGTCGAATTCGTCCATGCGTTCAGCCTCGTGCACGATGATCTTCCCTGCATGGACGACGACGACCTGCGGCGTGGCCGACCCACCCTGCACGTGCACGCGGGCGAGGCCGTGGCGCTCCTGGCCGGCGATGCGATGCTCAATGCCGCATACTGGGCGCTCGCCCGACGCGTGCCGGACGCCCCGGTTTCGGCCCGGTTGATCGGCGAATTGGCAGAGGCCTCTGCCCGCATGATCGACGGACAGACCCTGGACTCATTGGGCGGGTTCGGCGCCGACGCGACGGAGCCCGAGCAACGCCTCCGGCTGATCCATCGCTGGAAGACCGGCGCCCTGCTGCAGGTGGCGTGTCGCATGGGCGCAATCAGCGCCGGCAGCAACGAGCGCTCGCTCGAAGCCATCACCCGATATGCCCAATCGGTGGGCCTGATGTTCCAAGTGGTCGATGATCTGATCGATGTCGAGCAATCCACCGAACAGGCGGGCAAGCGTACGGGTAAGGATGCCGATGCCGGGAAGCTGACCTTCCCGGGCGTGCTGGGGGTCGACGCATCGCGGAACGAAGTTGCCAGGCTGTTGGAGGCGAGCCTGTCCGCCCTGGAGCCCCTGGGCGAGGCGGGGCAACATTTGGCAGACGTGGCTCGCGTGTTGGCCAGCCGAACGCGATGA
- a CDS encoding type II secretion system protein, with product MSGVNVKSRYPSTNRRSIRRPNRGFTLVDVLVSIAVIMVLISLMMPALSKATETAHRLVCSSNVRQIGIAMLMYADSNNDYIPPTTFYDPTRNRAEQMLILRLSSVSSAPRDYSPETGGWDGLGLLYFGGYIDHAACFYCPSHDGAHPLSQYSNSFGDVPEVVVGNYQYRGAGPLGQRHLSKIEPRRTALVADGMRLRSDYNHDVGSNVMRADLSVTWFRDYGGRILSRLPLQEADARSSVVMDAWELIDDQLDGSSSGDSRRDAN from the coding sequence ATGAGTGGGGTGAATGTGAAATCTCGGTACCCAAGCACGAATCGGCGGTCTATCCGCCGACCGAACCGCGGCTTTACGCTGGTGGATGTCTTGGTGTCCATCGCTGTCATCATGGTGCTCATCTCGCTCATGATGCCCGCGTTGAGCAAGGCAACCGAGACCGCCCACCGCCTGGTGTGCTCGTCGAATGTCCGCCAGATCGGCATCGCCATGCTGATGTATGCCGACTCGAACAACGACTACATCCCCCCGACAACATTCTACGACCCCACACGCAATCGTGCCGAGCAGATGCTCATCCTGAGGCTCTCCAGCGTGTCCTCGGCCCCGCGAGACTACAGCCCGGAGACCGGTGGCTGGGATGGCTTGGGCCTGCTGTACTTCGGTGGGTACATCGATCATGCCGCGTGCTTCTACTGCCCGTCTCATGATGGCGCCCACCCGCTCTCGCAGTATTCCAACAGCTTTGGCGATGTGCCCGAGGTCGTTGTCGGCAACTACCAGTACCGCGGTGCCGGCCCGCTGGGTCAGCGGCACCTCAGCAAGATCGAGCCGCGGCGGACTGCGCTGGTCGCCGATGGCATGCGTTTGCGCAGCGACTACAACCACGACGTGGGCTCCAACGTCATGCGGGCCGACCTCTCGGTCACGTGGTTCCGCGACTACGGCGGCCGCATCCTGTCGCGGCTCCCGCTTCAGGAGGCCGACGCACGCTCGTCGGTCGTGATGGATGCGTGGGAACTCATCGACGACCAACTCGATGGCTCGTCGAGTGGCGACTCGCGTCGCGACGCCAACTGA